One Pyrenophora tritici-repentis strain M4 chromosome 5, whole genome shotgun sequence DNA window includes the following coding sequences:
- a CDS encoding 4HBT-2 domain containing protein, producing the protein MADQVFDIIRQMPYHYLFTGTLLVCFLAANAKSLPLAHTLRLAPSLYRLLRAKFGSKRSKSASARQATSTTTTSYAAQPALFKHCTLQSRAIAFDLDINIHKSNSTFFADADINRAELITSLLSQALANLGSPAFILAGVQCKFQREIRPYQSYVVSSRILAWSDKAMYVVTYFTKPGTKLARELDLLGGPEALAKDSQVRKILFGTMVSKYVFKAGRATVAPEHVFQEAGLLIEADSKNGVSGGNELISREDVAASVQAGLRYITRCMD; encoded by the coding sequence ATGGCTGACCAAGTCTTCGATATCATCCGACAGATGCCATACCATTATTTGTTCACCGGAACTCTGCTCGTCTGTTTCTTAGCAGCCAATGCCAAATCTTTGCCACTAGCCCATACGTTACGACTGGCCCCTTCGTTATATAGACTATTGAGGGCAAAGTTTGGGTCGAAACGCAGTAAAAGCGCATCGGCGCGTCAAGCAACCTCTACAACGACAACATCCTATGCTGCACAGCCCGCTCTGTTCAAGCATTGCACCTTACAATCTCGGGCCATCGCATTCGATCTGGACATAAACATTCACAAGTCGAACAGCACGTTTTTCGCAGACGCCGACATCAACCGCGCCGAGCTCATAACGAGTCTTTTGAGTCAAGCGTTGGCGAATCTTGGATCGCCTGCCTTCATTTTGGCCGGGGTGCAATGCAAGTTCCAAAGGGAGATCCGCCCCTACCAAAGCTATGTCGTGTCGTCGCGCATCCTGGCTTGGAGCGACAAGGCCATGTACGTAGTCACCTACTTCACAAAGCCTGGCACGAAGCTTGCGAGGGAGTTGGACCTGCTGGGTGGACCTGAAGCCCTGGCCAAGGACAGCCAGGTGCGCAAGATCCTTTTTGGGACAATGGTCTCAAAGTATGTCTTCAAGGCGGGAAGGGCTACCGTGGCGCCCGAGCACGTCTTTCAAGAAGCAGGTTTGCTCATCGAGGCTGACAGTAAGAACGGCGTATCTGGGGGGAATGAATTGATTAGTAGAGAAGACGTTGCTGCGAGCGTGCAGGCTGGTTTGAGATACATTACGCGTTGTATGGATTAG
- a CDS encoding IlvE, Branched-chain amino acid aminotransferase-4-amino-4-deoxychorismate lyase has translation MVSKSMRDYKDNNILIFRAEANAKRMQRSAEAVSMPSVSEELFLKAVHLAVARNAEFVPPADFAGSLYIRPFQFGSGCQIGLEPPDEFIFCVFVQPHIAFHGHGTLRALVSEDFDRAATRGTGAVKVGGNYAPVMKWSREARKPENGGWGVLLHVDSKTQTFIDEFSTSGFIAFERAIDESTQLERTTVVVADSPAAIESITAVTVSELASSFGWEVVKRQVRLDELASFSEVLAVGTAAGLVSVSAIRHQSTDRDFSFVENGPCYQKLSSTLKDIQHGRVADTFGWCAPLRFEEFVAT, from the exons GACAACAACATACTCATTTTCCGCGCCGAAGCGAACGCGAAGCGCATGCAGCGGTCGGCGGAAGCCGTCTCCATGCCCAGCGTGTCAGAAGAGCTTTTCCTCAAGGCTGTCCACCTGGCTGTAGCACGGAACGCCGAGTTCGTCCCACCTGCCGACTTCGCAGGAAGCCTGTACATCAGGCCCTTTCAGTTCGGGTCAGGTTGCCAAATTGGGCTGGAGCCGCCAGACGAGTTCATATTCTGCGTCTTCGTGCAGCCGCACATTGCCTTCCACGGCCATGGGACGCTGCGGGCACTGGTATCCGAAGACTTTGACCGGGCGGCCACGCGCGGCACAGGAGCCGTCAAGGTCGGCGGCAACTACGCGCCTGTCATGAAGTGGTCGAGGGAAGCGCGGAAGCCAGAGAACGGCGGCTGGGGCGTGCTGCTGCATGTTGACAGCAAGACGCAGACGTTTATTGATGAGTTTAGCACCTCGGGCTTCATTGCCTTCGAGCGCGCGATAGATGAGAGCACCCAGCTCGAACgcacgacggtggtggtggcggaTAGCCCGGCTGCCATTGAGAGCATCACGGCCGTGACGGTTTCGGAGCTGGCATCATCATTTGGGTGGGAAGTCGTCAAGCGGCAG GTGAGACTGGACGAGCTCGCGAGCTTTAGCGAGGTGCTTGCAGTGGGTACGGCTGCCGGGCTGGTGTCGGTTTCAGCGATCCGGCACCAGTCCACAGATCGCGATTTTAGCTTCGTTGAAAACGGGCCCTGCTACCAAAAGCTATCGAGCACGCTGAAGGACATTCAGCATGGCAGGGTAGCGGATACCTTTGGGTGGTGCGCGCCTCTTCGGTTTGAGGAATTTGTAGCTACATAG